Proteins found in one Lutimonas zeaxanthinifaciens genomic segment:
- a CDS encoding SusC/RagA family TonB-linked outer membrane protein — protein sequence MKTKLSGILTLLLAFVVQISFAQERTITGTVSDESGPLPGVSVLIQGTNTGTETDFDGNYSLDANSGDVLQFSFVGMTTVTKTVGAESTINVTMVSEDNTLDEVVVTALGITREKKSLGYATQEVDGEQVNTVKETNFVNSLSGKVAGIDVKASGTMGGSTNVVIRGYASLFGNNQALFVVDGVPVSNSTYNSSNQRTGRGGYDYGNAAQDINPDDIETVNVLKGGAATALYGSRAANGVIVITTKKGRQREDQAIGVTINSTITFNKMNKDTFVKYQREYGAGYGPYYGSTGYFFDVDFNGDGQTELATVSSEDASFGAAYDENLDVVQWQSWYPQLDEIGYANYGEATPWLAGENQPDTFYETGTTLFNTVTLDGANDQGQFKLGYTNTNVQGILPNSEIQRHNFDFSGSWKFTEKFTASTQIAYNRTTGKGRFGTGYDANNVNQSFRQWWQTNVDIQEQKEAYFLTGDNITWNPAYPTSLAPQYFDNPYWVRYENYQNDERNRIFGNISLNYEINDWLSVMGRVTMDHYTNFQQERTAVGSVNIPNYNRYNNSYMENNYDLMLNFNKNWDKWSLRGVVGTNILRRDFSSIFASTNGGLNVPGLYALSNSKNPINAPTENEYSLGVDGYYANASVGFNNILFVDASYRRDKASTLPRDNDEYDYYGFSGSFLFSSLFDSNVIDLGKIRAGYAKTGNFAAPLTVYNTYGLGTPIGGQGTASLPASNQNQDLKNEITNETEIGLEMSMFKNRLGFDISVYDKTSEDLITPVSISTATGYARQWLNAGEVQNKGIELSLYGSPVRTENFEWRIDVNWGKNESEVLSLPQGLENLQLASLQGGVTINAAIGEPYGTIKGSDFIYTDGQRTIDPTTGRYLRTPDRNQALGTFQPEWRGGINNRFTWKDLSLSFLIDMQKGGSYFSLDRWYGSATGTYDYTAGLNSLGNPKRDPVSAGGGILLEGVDPDGNPNTTFTRMDYYANALGYARAPNALHVYDAGFIKLRELSLGYSLPTKYFSKGFVKGLTFTLIGRNLWIIDKEDPYSDPEAGLSAGNIQGYQSGAYPTTKDYGFSVKLQF from the coding sequence ATGAAAACAAAGTTAAGTGGAATTTTGACGCTTTTACTAGCGTTTGTAGTGCAGATTTCATTTGCACAAGAAAGAACTATCACAGGTACTGTGTCGGATGAATCCGGACCGTTGCCAGGTGTTAGTGTTTTGATTCAAGGTACCAATACCGGTACTGAAACTGATTTTGACGGAAACTATTCTCTTGATGCGAATAGCGGTGATGTCCTTCAGTTTAGTTTCGTTGGGATGACAACTGTTACCAAAACAGTTGGTGCTGAGAGCACGATCAACGTGACTATGGTCTCTGAAGATAATACCTTGGATGAGGTTGTTGTAACAGCTTTAGGTATTACAAGAGAAAAGAAATCACTAGGTTATGCTACTCAGGAAGTAGATGGCGAACAGGTGAACACTGTTAAAGAGACTAACTTCGTTAACTCTTTATCTGGTAAGGTTGCCGGTATCGACGTTAAAGCAAGTGGTACAATGGGTGGTTCTACCAACGTTGTTATTCGTGGTTATGCTTCTTTATTTGGTAATAACCAGGCATTGTTCGTTGTAGATGGTGTTCCAGTAAGTAACTCAACTTACAACTCATCAAATCAAAGAACCGGTCGAGGTGGTTATGACTATGGTAATGCTGCTCAGGATATCAACCCGGATGATATCGAAACTGTGAACGTTCTTAAAGGTGGTGCTGCGACCGCTCTTTATGGTTCACGTGCTGCGAATGGTGTAATCGTAATTACTACGAAAAAAGGTAGACAAAGAGAAGACCAGGCGATAGGTGTAACCATCAACTCTACGATCACTTTCAACAAAATGAACAAAGATACATTTGTGAAGTATCAGAGAGAATATGGTGCGGGTTATGGTCCTTATTACGGTTCAACAGGGTATTTCTTCGACGTTGATTTCAACGGAGACGGACAAACTGAACTGGCAACGGTATCGAGTGAGGATGCTTCTTTTGGTGCTGCATATGATGAAAACTTAGATGTTGTTCAGTGGCAATCTTGGTACCCTCAATTGGATGAAATAGGTTATGCTAACTATGGTGAAGCTACTCCTTGGTTGGCAGGAGAGAATCAGCCAGATACTTTTTATGAAACAGGTACTACTTTGTTCAACACAGTTACTTTAGACGGTGCCAATGATCAAGGTCAATTCAAATTAGGATATACCAATACAAATGTTCAGGGTATCTTACCTAACTCAGAAATCCAAAGACATAACTTTGACTTTTCTGGTTCTTGGAAATTTACTGAAAAGTTCACTGCAAGTACGCAGATTGCTTATAACAGAACAACTGGTAAAGGTAGATTTGGAACAGGTTATGATGCAAATAACGTTAACCAGTCTTTCAGACAGTGGTGGCAAACAAACGTGGACATTCAAGAGCAAAAAGAAGCTTATTTCCTAACTGGTGACAACATCACTTGGAACCCAGCTTATCCAACATCTTTAGCTCCACAATATTTTGACAACCCTTACTGGGTACGTTATGAAAACTACCAGAATGATGAAAGAAACCGTATTTTTGGAAATATTTCATTGAACTATGAGATCAATGACTGGTTAAGTGTTATGGGTAGGGTTACTATGGACCACTATACAAACTTCCAGCAAGAAAGAACTGCTGTAGGATCGGTTAACATTCCAAACTACAACAGATATAACAACAGTTACATGGAGAACAACTATGACTTGATGTTGAACTTCAATAAGAACTGGGATAAATGGAGTTTACGAGGTGTCGTCGGTACGAACATTTTACGTAGAGACTTCTCTTCTATCTTCGCTTCTACGAATGGAGGATTGAACGTTCCAGGATTATATGCACTTTCAAACTCTAAGAACCCAATTAATGCACCGACTGAAAATGAATATAGTTTAGGTGTTGATGGTTACTATGCGAATGCCTCTGTAGGTTTTAACAATATTTTATTTGTTGATGCTTCTTACAGAAGAGATAAAGCTTCTACTCTACCAAGAGATAATGATGAATACGATTACTACGGTTTTTCTGGTAGTTTCTTGTTCTCAAGTCTTTTCGACTCAAACGTTATTGACTTAGGTAAAATTAGAGCTGGTTACGCAAAAACAGGTAACTTTGCCGCTCCATTAACAGTTTACAATACTTACGGTCTTGGAACTCCAATTGGTGGCCAGGGTACGGCTTCATTGCCTGCTTCAAACCAGAACCAGGATTTGAAAAATGAGATTACGAATGAAACTGAAATTGGACTTGAAATGTCTATGTTCAAAAACAGATTAGGTTTTGATATTTCTGTTTATGACAAGACTTCTGAAGACTTGATTACTCCTGTTTCTATTAGTACTGCAACTGGTTATGCAAGACAATGGTTGAATGCCGGTGAGGTTCAGAATAAAGGTATCGAACTTTCACTTTACGGTTCTCCTGTGAGAACAGAGAATTTCGAGTGGAGAATTGATGTAAACTGGGGTAAAAACGAAAGTGAAGTTCTTTCATTACCTCAAGGTCTTGAGAACCTGCAATTGGCATCGCTACAAGGTGGTGTTACGATCAACGCTGCTATTGGAGAGCCTTACGGTACGATCAAAGGATCTGACTTCATCTATACAGACGGACAAAGAACAATTGATCCTACTACAGGTAGATACTTAAGAACTCCTGACAGAAATCAAGCATTAGGTACTTTCCAACCAGAGTGGAGAGGTGGTATCAATAACAGATTTACATGGAAAGACCTTAGCTTAAGTTTCTTAATTGACATGCAAAAAGGAGGAAGCTATTTCTCTCTTGACAGATGGTACGGTTCTGCAACTGGTACCTACGATTACACAGCTGGTTTGAACAGCTTAGGTAACCCAAAACGTGATCCTGTATCTGCAGGAGGTGGTATTCTTCTTGAAGGTGTTGACCCTGATGGAAATCCAAATACTACCTTTACAAGAATGGATTACTATGCTAACGCACTTGGATATGCAAGAGCTCCAAATGCATTGCATGTTTACGATGCCGGTTTTATCAAGCTTCGTGAATTATCATTAGGATACAGTCTTCCAACAAAATATTTCTCAAAAGGATTTGTTAAAGGATTGACTTTCACATTAATCGGTAGAAACCTTTGGATTATTGACAAAGAAGACCCATATAGTGATCCTGAAGCTGGTTTAAGTGCTGGTAACATTCAAGGTTATCAATCAGGTGCTTATCCAACTACGAAAGATTACGGATTTAGCGTTAAGTTACAATTTTAA
- a CDS encoding POTRA domain-containing protein: MLRKLTPYIYILFFCASVNLVFSQDKRLQIVINETEITDLNILKEESFNAIDQDSVQQILQAYKYKMALQGYLRPAIDSIIPRDSLISAYISPGKKVEVINIDFTELSRSELLEKELRALIKNPYDSLIRIPVKELPDLMNSLVDLFESKGNSFVHIRLDHIELLGGEAYAKLKLDLNQLRRIDKVIVKGYENFPRNYLNYELGLKEGEVFNRDKINNASKAVNNLSFAQEMKPPEVLFTNDSTIVYLYLKKKKSNQFDGIIGFASKEEGDGIFFNGYLDLSVNNIFNAGETIALFWKSNGNERQRFFLEANLPFLFNLPITPKVNFEIYRQDSTFSNVKTKVNLAYATRNIGSIEGIFETENSSDLSNGLSSGIDSFSNLFFGLSYEYNLLASDELFPVNFHLDLTALAGSRKNEGSSTSQTKFGLEAYYLYSIDPKNHIFLRNVSGLLISEDYFENELFRIGGIYNLRGVNEESIFASSFTIFNLEYRFKPNAGSYFYSITDFSYSENKLADLNTNVISLGFGYAFQTKSGLLNLSYALGKFDNEPIRLDNSKIHVKIVTKF; the protein is encoded by the coding sequence TTGTTAAGAAAACTTACACCATATATATATATACTGTTTTTTTGTGCTTCAGTAAACCTCGTTTTTTCTCAGGATAAAAGGCTTCAAATCGTAATTAATGAGACCGAAATAACAGACCTTAATATATTGAAGGAAGAATCATTCAATGCAATTGATCAGGATTCAGTCCAACAGATCCTGCAGGCCTACAAATACAAAATGGCACTTCAAGGATATCTTCGCCCAGCAATCGACAGTATAATTCCCAGGGACTCCTTAATTTCTGCTTACATTTCACCCGGAAAAAAAGTGGAGGTGATAAATATTGACTTTACTGAATTATCCAGGTCTGAACTATTGGAAAAAGAATTAAGGGCCTTGATCAAGAATCCCTATGACAGCTTGATCAGAATCCCGGTAAAAGAACTTCCCGATCTCATGAATTCTTTGGTTGATCTGTTTGAGTCTAAGGGAAATTCTTTTGTTCATATTCGTTTGGATCATATCGAATTACTGGGCGGAGAAGCCTATGCAAAACTAAAATTAGACCTTAACCAGCTAAGACGGATCGATAAAGTCATTGTTAAGGGCTATGAAAACTTCCCTCGAAACTACCTCAACTATGAACTCGGGTTAAAAGAAGGAGAGGTGTTCAATAGGGACAAGATAAACAATGCTTCCAAGGCAGTTAACAACCTTTCATTTGCCCAGGAAATGAAGCCACCTGAAGTATTGTTCACCAATGACTCAACAATCGTTTACCTTTATTTAAAAAAAAAGAAATCAAATCAGTTCGATGGAATCATTGGCTTCGCCTCTAAAGAAGAAGGTGATGGAATATTTTTTAACGGATACCTTGATCTTTCCGTAAATAATATTTTCAATGCCGGAGAAACGATTGCTTTGTTTTGGAAAAGTAACGGAAACGAACGGCAACGATTTTTTCTGGAAGCTAATCTACCTTTTCTGTTTAACCTTCCGATCACCCCAAAAGTCAATTTTGAGATTTACAGACAGGACTCAACCTTTAGTAACGTAAAGACAAAAGTTAACCTTGCCTATGCAACGAGAAATATAGGTAGCATTGAAGGAATCTTCGAAACTGAAAATTCGAGTGATCTGTCAAATGGCCTCTCTTCAGGTATCGATTCCTTTTCAAATTTATTCTTTGGCCTTTCATATGAGTATAATCTTTTAGCATCGGATGAACTCTTCCCTGTCAATTTTCATTTGGATCTGACTGCCCTCGCCGGATCACGAAAAAATGAAGGTAGCAGCACAAGCCAAACCAAATTTGGCCTTGAGGCCTATTATCTGTATTCAATAGACCCTAAGAATCATATTTTCCTTAGAAACGTCAGTGGACTCTTGATTTCGGAAGATTATTTTGAAAATGAACTTTTTCGAATTGGAGGAATATACAATTTAAGAGGTGTTAATGAAGAGAGTATTTTTGCCTCGTCTTTTACCATTTTCAATCTTGAGTACAGGTTTAAACCAAACGCCGGCAGTTACTTCTATTCAATTACCGATTTCTCCTATTCAGAAAATAAATTGGCAGACCTGAACACCAATGTAATTAGCCTGGGATTTGGATATGCCTTTCAAACCAAATCCGGACTATTAAATTTGAGTTATGCCCTGGGAAAATTTGACAACGAACCAATCCGTCTTGACAACTCCAAGATTCATGTAAAAATTGTCACTAAATTCTGA
- the rpsL gene encoding 30S ribosomal protein S12, with amino-acid sequence MPTIQQLVRKGRTKTTKKNKSAALNSCPQRRGVCTRVYTTTPKKPNSAMRKVARVRLTNGNEVNAYIPGEGHNLQEHSIVLVRGGRVKDLPGVKYHIVRGALDTAGVEGRTQRRSKYGTKRPKK; translated from the coding sequence ATGCCAACTATTCAACAATTAGTACGAAAAGGAAGGACCAAAACAACCAAGAAGAATAAATCGGCTGCTTTGAATTCTTGTCCTCAACGTCGTGGAGTATGTACGCGTGTTTACACTACAACACCAAAGAAACCTAATTCAGCAATGAGAAAAGTTGCCAGGGTAAGGTTGACCAATGGTAATGAAGTGAATGCTTACATCCCAGGAGAAGGACATAATTTACAAGAACACTCGATAGTATTGGTTAGAGGTGGAAGAGTAAAGGATTTACCTGGTGTAAAATATCACATTGTTCGTGGTGCTTTGGACACAGCAGGAGTAGAGGGACGAACTCAGCGTCGTTCTAAATACGGAACTAAACGTCCAAAGAAATAA
- the rpsG gene encoding 30S ribosomal protein S7, whose product MRKRISKKRILLPDPKFNDQLVTRFVNNLMLDGKKSVAFKVFYDALDIVESKKQDEEKTALELWKEALSNVMPHVEVRSRRVGGATFQIPMPIRADRKISMAIKWMILFARKRNEKSMSQRLAGEILAAVKEEGAAVKKRVDVHKMADANKAFSHFRF is encoded by the coding sequence ATGAGAAAAAGAATTTCAAAGAAAAGAATCCTATTACCGGATCCAAAGTTTAACGATCAGTTGGTTACAAGATTTGTAAACAATTTGATGTTGGATGGTAAGAAGTCTGTTGCATTTAAGGTTTTTTATGATGCACTGGATATTGTTGAGAGTAAAAAGCAGGATGAAGAGAAGACTGCTTTAGAGTTGTGGAAAGAGGCGTTGTCAAATGTAATGCCACATGTTGAAGTGAGAAGTAGAAGAGTTGGGGGAGCCACTTTTCAGATTCCAATGCCAATTAGAGCTGACAGAAAGATATCTATGGCAATCAAATGGATGATTCTGTTTGCAAGAAAGAGAAATGAAAAGAGTATGTCTCAGAGACTTGCTGGTGAGATACTAGCTGCCGTAAAAGAAGAAGGTGCTGCGGTTAAGAAGAGGGTAGATGTTCACAAAATGGCAGATGCGAATAAAGCATTCTCACATTTCAGATTTTAA
- the fusA gene encoding elongation factor G, producing MARDLKLTRNIGIAAHIDAGKTTTTERILYYTGVSHKIGEVHDGAATMDWMEQEQERGITITSAATTCTWQFPTENGIPTADAKGYHFNIIDTPGHVDFTVEVNRSLRVLDGLVFLFSAVDGVEPQSETNWRLADNYKVPRIGFVNKMDRQGSDFLRVCTQVKEMLGSNAVPIVLPIGEEADFKGIVDLVKNRAIIWKEESFGSTFDIIDIPEELKEEAAQYRALLIEEVASYDENLLEKFMEDEDSITEEEVHNALRAAVMDMAIIPMICGSAFKNKGVQFLLDGVCRYLPSPVDKDAIVGTYPSTGEEISRKPSVKEPFSALAFKIATDPFVGRLAFFRTYSGRLDAGSYILNNRSGKKERISRIYQMHSNKQNSVDFIEAGDIGAAVGFKDIKTGDTMSDLNAPIILESMEFPDPVIGVAVEPKTKADVDKLGMGLAKLAEEDPTFQVRTDEASGQTIISGMGELHLEILIDRLKREFKVEVNEGEPQVEYKEAITQSAQHREVYKKQSGGRGKFADIIFDMGPADEDFEGVGLQFVNEIKGGNIPKEYIPSVEKGFEMAMKNGPLAGYEMDTMKIVLKDGSFHPVDSDALSFELAAKLGYKSAAKAAGAVILEPIMKLEVVTPEENMGDIVGDLNRRRGQVNAMDDRAGAKVVKAHVPLSEMFGYVTTLRTLSSGRATSTMEFSHYEKTPSSVSEEVIKKAQG from the coding sequence ATGGCAAGAGATTTAAAATTAACTAGAAATATTGGTATTGCGGCGCATATTGATGCTGGAAAGACCACAACTACCGAGAGAATTCTATATTACACGGGTGTGTCTCACAAGATTGGTGAGGTTCATGACGGTGCCGCAACGATGGACTGGATGGAGCAGGAGCAGGAAAGAGGTATTACAATTACTTCAGCTGCAACTACCTGTACCTGGCAGTTTCCAACTGAAAACGGAATACCTACAGCTGATGCCAAGGGCTATCACTTTAATATTATTGACACTCCGGGTCACGTTGACTTTACGGTTGAGGTGAACCGTTCATTGAGGGTTCTTGATGGACTGGTGTTTTTGTTTAGTGCTGTTGATGGTGTGGAGCCGCAGTCTGAAACAAACTGGAGGCTTGCAGATAATTACAAAGTGCCTAGAATTGGTTTTGTTAACAAAATGGACCGTCAGGGTTCAGATTTCCTTAGAGTATGTACTCAGGTAAAGGAAATGTTAGGTTCTAATGCGGTACCTATCGTTCTTCCTATTGGGGAAGAAGCAGATTTTAAAGGAATCGTTGATTTAGTAAAGAACAGAGCTATCATTTGGAAAGAAGAGTCTTTCGGATCGACTTTTGATATTATCGATATTCCTGAAGAATTAAAAGAAGAGGCTGCTCAGTATAGAGCTTTGTTGATCGAAGAAGTAGCATCATATGATGAAAACCTTCTTGAGAAATTCATGGAAGATGAAGATTCGATCACTGAAGAAGAAGTGCATAATGCGCTTAGAGCTGCTGTTATGGATATGGCGATCATCCCAATGATATGCGGGTCTGCTTTTAAGAATAAAGGTGTACAGTTTTTATTAGATGGTGTTTGCAGGTATTTACCTTCACCGGTTGATAAAGATGCTATCGTAGGAACCTATCCATCTACTGGAGAGGAGATTTCAAGAAAGCCTTCTGTAAAGGAGCCTTTTTCTGCCTTGGCATTTAAAATTGCAACGGATCCTTTTGTAGGGCGTTTGGCGTTTTTTAGAACGTATTCGGGAAGATTGGATGCCGGATCTTATATCCTTAACAACCGTTCCGGTAAAAAAGAAAGAATTTCAAGAATCTATCAAATGCACTCGAACAAGCAGAATTCTGTTGATTTTATTGAAGCAGGAGACATTGGTGCAGCTGTTGGATTTAAAGATATTAAAACAGGGGATACCATGTCGGATCTTAATGCTCCGATCATTCTGGAAAGTATGGAGTTCCCTGATCCTGTAATCGGGGTGGCTGTTGAACCTAAGACCAAGGCTGACGTTGATAAACTTGGAATGGGTCTGGCTAAACTGGCTGAAGAGGATCCAACGTTCCAGGTAAGAACTGATGAAGCTTCTGGTCAAACCATTATTTCTGGTATGGGTGAACTTCACCTTGAGATTTTGATCGATCGTTTAAAGCGTGAATTCAAGGTTGAGGTAAATGAAGGTGAGCCACAGGTAGAGTACAAAGAAGCGATTACTCAAAGTGCTCAGCACAGAGAGGTATACAAGAAGCAATCAGGTGGTAGAGGTAAGTTTGCCGATATCATTTTTGATATGGGTCCTGCAGATGAAGATTTTGAAGGTGTTGGCTTGCAATTTGTCAATGAGATCAAGGGAGGAAATATTCCTAAGGAATATATCCCTTCTGTAGAGAAAGGATTCGAGATGGCCATGAAGAATGGTCCTTTGGCGGGGTATGAAATGGATACCATGAAGATTGTTTTAAAAGACGGATCTTTCCACCCTGTTGATTCTGATGCACTTTCATTTGAATTGGCTGCAAAATTAGGATACAAATCAGCGGCAAAAGCTGCGGGAGCAGTTATTCTTGAGCCGATCATGAAACTTGAGGTTGTAACGCCTGAAGAAAACATGGGTGATATTGTTGGTGACTTGAACAGAAGAAGAGGTCAGGTTAATGCAATGGACGACAGAGCTGGAGCAAAAGTTGTTAAGGCACATGTTCCTTTGTCTGAGA